A window from Pangasianodon hypophthalmus isolate fPanHyp1 chromosome 16, fPanHyp1.pri, whole genome shotgun sequence encodes these proteins:
- the LOC113530756 gene encoding transmembrane protein 184C: MARLCAGWRRWLRPLVVTVYALLVAVALPLAVWQLQKAEAGTHTKAWFIAGVFVFLTIPISLWGILQHLVHYTQPELQKPIIRILWMVPIYSLDSWIALKYPSIAIYVDTCRECYEAYVIYNFLMFLLNFLETQYPNLALILEAQEQRSLLPPLCCCPPWAMGEVLLFRCKLGVLQYTVVRPVTTVIALVCQLFGVYDEGNFSFRNAWTYLVIVNNASQLFAMYCLLLFYRTLKEELSPLKPVGKFLCVKMVVFASFWQAVLIAFLVKVGVISQKRTWEWESVEAVATGLQDFVICIEMFVAAIAHHYSFSYRPYVREDDEGSCFDSFLAMLDFSDIQADISEQVRNVGRTVLGRPRKLFFGSEVDIVQGEHTGLLSGASHERLGVDPLSVPASPKGQYQGLGQTDTPRSRSAPTGFNPSSWRSESCVVPATTNQNTGVKS; the protein is encoded by the exons gctgGAACACACACTAAGGCGTGGTTCATCgcgggtgtgtttgtgtttttaaccATTCCCATCTCTCTATGGGGCATTCTGCAGCATCTTGTGCACTACACACAACCTGAACTACAGAAGCCTATCATCAg aatattatGGATGGTGCCAATTTACAGCTTAGACAGC tggaTTGCTCTGAAGTACCCCAGTATAGCCATCTATGTGGACACGTGTCGCGAGTGCTATGAGGCGTATGTCATCTATAACTTCCTGATGTTCCTGTTGAACTTCCTGGAGACGCAGTACCCGAACCTGGCGCTTATTTTAGAGGCTCAGGAACAGCGCTCGCTTCTGCCCCCTTTGTGCTGCTGCCCACCATGGGCCATGGGAGA GGTTCTTCTGTTCAGGTGTAAACTGGGAGTTCTGCAGTACACCGTCGTCAGACCTGTTACTACTGTAATAGCGCT TGTGTGTCAGTTGTTTGGAGTCTATGATGAGGGAAACTTCAGTTTCAGGAATGCCTGGACTTACCTCGTCATCGTCAACAATGCCTCCCAGCTG tttgcCATGTACTGCCTGCTGCTGTTCTACCGCACTCTGAAGGAAGAGCTGAGCCCGTTAAAACCCGTCGGGAAATTCCTCTGTGTCAAAATGGTGGTGTTTGCCTCATTTTG GCAGGCTGTGCTCATCGCCTTTCTGGTGAAGGTTGGAGTCATCTCTCAGAAGCGCACATGGGAGTGGGAGAGTGTGGAGGCTGTAGCTACAGGGTTACAG gactTTGTAATTTGCATAGAAATGTTTGTGGCTGCCATTGCACATCACTACAGCTTCAGTTACCGTCCGTATGTGCGTGAGGATGATGAAGGCTCCTGCTTTGACTCTTTCCTCGCCATGCTGGACTTCTCCGATATACAAGCTGATATTTCTGAGCAGGTCCGCAATGTGG ggcgcACAGTGCTCGGACGTCCCCGTAAGCTGTTCTTTGGCTCTGAAGTGGACATCGTGCAGGGCGAGCACACTGGCCTCCTCTCAGGGGCATCTCACGAGCGACTGGGCGTCGACCCCCTCTCTGTCCCCGCCTCCCCGAAGGGGCAGTACCAGGGCCTTGGCCAAACAGACACACCTCGCTCTCGCTCCGCCCCCACTGGCTTTAACCCCTCCTCCTGGAGGAGTGAGAGTTGTGTAGTTCCTGCAActaccaatcagaacacaggaGTTAAGTCATAG